A stretch of Blautia liquoris DNA encodes these proteins:
- a CDS encoding carbohydrate ABC transporter permease → MKNNVKYQNHRVSVFRIINTLFLSLLMVMCLFPIVHILAISLSNQAAVSANKVLFWPVGFTFASYKVVAKRAAFWRSFGISIERVIIGVLVNTILTLLMAYPLSKTEEQFKARKYYVWILIFAMIFDGGLVPNYLLVKKMGLFDTMMALILPMSVPIYNVILAMNFMKQLPYTIEEAAMMDGASYFQRFLRIILPLSKPMIATITLFSFLTHWNSWFDGKIYMNNSANYPLQTYLQALITKTTLTNAADAIEQALSNAKTLQAAQLFLTLLPILVIYPFLQKYFTKGLTVGAVKG, encoded by the coding sequence ATGAAAAATAATGTTAAATATCAGAATCACAGGGTCAGTGTATTCCGGATCATAAATACTCTTTTCTTATCGTTACTCATGGTGATGTGTTTATTTCCGATTGTTCATATTCTGGCCATATCGTTAAGTAATCAAGCGGCGGTTTCAGCAAATAAAGTCTTGTTCTGGCCGGTTGGATTTACCTTTGCTTCCTATAAAGTAGTCGCTAAAAGAGCCGCATTCTGGCGTTCCTTTGGCATATCGATTGAACGGGTAATAATTGGAGTCTTGGTCAATACGATCCTTACTTTGCTGATGGCTTATCCTCTTTCGAAAACGGAAGAACAATTCAAAGCGAGAAAATATTATGTTTGGATTCTTATTTTTGCAATGATATTTGATGGTGGTCTTGTGCCGAACTATTTATTGGTAAAAAAGATGGGATTGTTTGATACAATGATGGCACTTATCCTACCGATGTCTGTTCCTATCTACAATGTAATACTTGCGATGAATTTTATGAAACAGCTGCCGTATACCATTGAGGAAGCGGCAATGATGGATGGAGCATCTTATTTTCAAAGGTTTTTAAGAATAATCTTACCACTCTCGAAGCCGATGATAGCAACAATCACACTTTTTAGTTTTTTGACACATTGGAATTCCTGGTTCGACGGGAAAATATATATGAACAATTCCGCGAATTATCCGCTGCAGACATATTTGCAGGCATTGATTACAAAAACGACATTAACGAATGCCGCGGATGCGATTGAACAAGCGCTGTCGAATGCCAAGACACTTCAGGCAGCACAACTTTTTTTAACATTGCTTCCAATCCTCGTAATATATCCATTTCTTCAGAAGTATTTTACCAAGGGATTGACTGTGGGAGCTGTTAAGGGTTAG
- a CDS encoding ABC transporter permease — MQSKKSKNWQLHMMILPGIILIIIFKYLPLSGITIAFKDFLPSKGIMGSKWTGLDNFKYMFALPDTARILWNTLRIAVLKILFNFPIPIIVAILLNEVRNRFFKRTVQTIIYLPYFISWVILSGIILDIFSQSGIINNFLSVLGGKPVFFLGKGGPFNGLLVGSDVWKNFGYGTVVYLAAITGVDESLYESAKIDGANRLQQIINITLPGIAPIAMLMMILNLGNVLNAGFEQVFNLYNPLVYDSADIIDTFVYRISLVEANYSLGTAVGLLKSVVSFILIVLSYKLANKYSDYTIF, encoded by the coding sequence ATGCAATCAAAAAAAAGCAAAAATTGGCAGCTGCATATGATGATTTTACCGGGAATTATCTTGATTATCATATTTAAGTATTTACCGCTTTCAGGAATTACAATCGCATTTAAAGATTTTTTACCCAGTAAGGGTATAATGGGATCAAAATGGACTGGGTTGGATAATTTTAAATATATGTTTGCGTTACCGGATACTGCACGGATTTTATGGAATACACTGCGGATTGCAGTACTAAAGATATTATTTAATTTCCCAATCCCAATTATTGTAGCTATCTTATTAAACGAGGTAAGGAACAGGTTTTTTAAGAGAACAGTACAGACAATTATTTATCTTCCGTATTTCATATCCTGGGTTATTCTCTCGGGTATCATATTGGATATTTTTTCGCAATCGGGTATCATTAATAATTTTTTATCCGTCCTTGGCGGAAAGCCTGTTTTCTTTTTGGGAAAAGGTGGTCCTTTTAATGGATTACTGGTGGGCTCCGACGTATGGAAGAATTTTGGATATGGCACGGTTGTTTATCTGGCAGCGATTACCGGTGTGGATGAATCATTATATGAATCAGCAAAAATTGACGGTGCTAACAGGCTACAACAAATCATAAACATCACGCTGCCGGGTATCGCGCCAATTGCAATGCTGATGATGATACTAAATCTCGGGAATGTGTTAAATGCAGGGTTTGAACAGGTATTTAACCTTTATAATCCTTTGGTTTATGACAGTGCTGACATTATTGATACTTTTGTTTACAGGATCTCACTTGTAGAAGCCAATTATAGTCTGGGGACAGCAGTGGGACTGCTAAAATCTGTTGTGAGTTTTATCCTTATTGTTCTAAGTTATAAACTGGCCAATAAGTATTCGGATTATACAATCTTTTGA
- a CDS encoding type 2 periplasmic-binding domain-containing protein — translation MKRWKGILSLVLVSAVSLSGCFMKKESPSTQETDNGSSGVSAEAKEVKDLTEEEKTKKYDPAITLSFNKEEVVTDYPDGQDAENNDMYKMWEDVMGIKVKNKILTPPASMTEKMQLAISSNDIPDFGIVDNTMLASLVKNDMVEDMTNIYDSWATNVLKNISEQSDKILFEPTTYDGKCMAIPVVNSLGDTYPILYIRKDWMDALNLSEPKTMDDVFDMAMKFTQEDPDGNGKDDTYGLYMDKDLTGLDYIMASYGAYTNDDFWIEGKDGEFKAGCTDEKAKKPLENLQKLYKAGGIDKEFAVKEPQKALEGVAAGKIGIYVGLFFNPLGEMKDCVANIEGADWAAVKMPAEKEGEDYLPGVKPNVYGYMYAKKGIEHPEAVVVMLNHLADRYASEYAEKSYSTFGDKYNELAAKDEIRTSGPNNLMPFQMATNINWGEKFTEALDAGEKHVEGKDEDYQNVLNTDLPPEMQWAWKKVYLDAYLKIDFDHVKYSDYTGAPTETATKTASILKTQKLKDFVSIIMGEDIDYFDKFVKTYNDIGASQICKEIEETKNK, via the coding sequence ATGAAAAGATGGAAAGGTATTTTGTCACTAGTTCTTGTGTCTGCAGTATCACTTTCGGGTTGTTTTATGAAGAAGGAGAGTCCTTCGACGCAAGAGACAGATAATGGAAGCTCAGGAGTATCTGCAGAGGCGAAGGAGGTAAAAGATTTAACAGAAGAAGAAAAAACAAAAAAGTATGATCCTGCAATAACACTATCTTTTAATAAAGAAGAGGTGGTTACAGATTATCCAGATGGGCAGGATGCTGAGAATAACGACATGTATAAAATGTGGGAAGATGTTATGGGTATAAAGGTGAAAAATAAAATATTGACTCCACCTGCTTCCATGACAGAGAAAATGCAGTTAGCCATATCAAGTAACGATATTCCTGATTTTGGAATTGTTGATAATACAATGCTTGCATCGCTTGTGAAAAATGACATGGTAGAAGATATGACGAATATTTATGACTCCTGGGCTACTAATGTTTTAAAAAACATATCAGAACAGAGTGATAAAATACTATTTGAACCCACGACCTATGACGGAAAATGTATGGCAATTCCCGTTGTCAACTCCCTTGGAGATACTTATCCGATTCTTTATATAAGAAAAGACTGGATGGATGCCCTGAATCTGAGTGAGCCGAAAACAATGGATGATGTTTTCGATATGGCAATGAAGTTTACCCAAGAAGATCCGGACGGAAATGGTAAGGATGATACATATGGATTGTATATGGACAAAGATTTAACCGGTCTTGATTATATTATGGCCTCCTATGGCGCATATACAAATGATGATTTCTGGATAGAAGGGAAGGATGGAGAATTCAAAGCCGGTTGTACAGACGAGAAAGCAAAAAAACCGTTAGAAAACTTGCAGAAATTATATAAGGCAGGCGGCATCGATAAGGAATTCGCAGTTAAGGAGCCACAGAAGGCCTTAGAAGGAGTGGCAGCTGGAAAGATAGGAATTTATGTAGGACTGTTTTTTAATCCTCTGGGCGAGATGAAGGACTGTGTGGCTAATATAGAAGGAGCAGACTGGGCTGCGGTGAAGATGCCGGCAGAAAAGGAGGGCGAAGATTATCTTCCAGGTGTTAAGCCGAATGTATATGGTTATATGTATGCCAAAAAAGGGATCGAGCATCCGGAGGCAGTTGTAGTAATGCTGAACCATCTTGCAGACCGATATGCATCGGAGTATGCAGAAAAAAGCTATTCAACCTTTGGAGATAAATATAATGAATTGGCGGCAAAAGATGAGATCAGGACATCAGGACCGAATAATTTGATGCCTTTTCAAATGGCTACAAATATAAATTGGGGCGAGAAATTCACAGAGGCCCTTGATGCTGGGGAAAAGCATGTCGAAGGAAAGGATGAAGATTATCAAAATGTATTGAATACAGATCTTCCTCCCGAAATGCAGTGGGCATGGAAAAAGGTTTATCTTGATGCATATCTTAAGATTGATTTTGATCATGTGAAATACAGTGATTACACGGGTGCACCAACCGAGACAGCAACAAAAACCGCGTCAATATTAAAGACACAGAAACTAAAAGACTTTGTATCAATTATCATGGGCGAAGATATTGATTATTTTGATAAATTTGTAAAAACATACAATGACATCGGCGCCAGTCAGATTTGCAAAGAAATAGAAGAGACGAAAAATAAATAA
- a CDS encoding response regulator transcription factor — translation MYQIMIVDDEQYILEGIKEVIEQADLPFNEVRIVSSSKEALRLFRNNPYDIILTDISMPEMDGLQFIEETRKIWKDTVVIFLTGYQYFSYAKKAIQLGGVEYLLKPVSDEELLDVLRREIKNLDDCWYQRFFTKNRDSSNDQLKKEQQLLLEKWFHTCIKNNGCSPDLLQNKFMECKIPLSLEKENSLILVDYEYDESQNREHITGQWNIRSVHHQFMSILQTALYGDFMLEGFLVNRRFSLFIAQRIMNDYTGKDAGLLKTVQEMQSYYIENTDHVVSVSVASEVTWGALPAFAKKQIERMEQLNSKGEFFYISGSSDDKLPLYSDVDSGDEKDFFIIKIKKYIKQYPEKDLSLTELSSRFKINPSYLSRIFHKEAKKSLTEYILDVRMNKAEELLVHTNMRVSEISKKVGFNNSGYFTRIFSEYMGRSPTIYRKENLNPNKK, via the coding sequence ATGTATCAAATAATGATAGTAGATGATGAACAGTATATTTTAGAAGGAATTAAAGAGGTAATCGAGCAGGCAGACTTGCCATTCAATGAAGTCAGGATTGTCTCTTCATCAAAAGAAGCACTACGGTTATTTCGAAACAATCCATATGATATTATTTTGACAGATATAAGCATGCCGGAGATGGATGGTTTGCAGTTCATAGAGGAAACAAGAAAAATCTGGAAGGACACAGTGGTTATTTTTCTGACGGGATATCAATATTTTTCTTATGCAAAAAAGGCGATACAGTTGGGGGGAGTGGAGTATCTGCTAAAGCCGGTATCGGATGAGGAGCTATTAGATGTTCTCCGCAGGGAGATTAAGAATTTAGACGATTGCTGGTACCAGAGATTCTTTACAAAGAATAGGGACAGCAGTAATGACCAGCTAAAAAAGGAGCAACAATTACTGCTCGAAAAATGGTTTCATACCTGTATTAAGAACAACGGTTGTTCCCCGGATCTGTTACAGAACAAGTTCATGGAGTGTAAAATACCATTAAGCCTTGAGAAGGAGAATAGTTTAATACTTGTAGACTATGAGTATGACGAATCTCAGAATAGAGAACATATAACTGGTCAGTGGAATATAAGATCGGTTCATCATCAGTTTATGAGTATTTTACAGACCGCTTTATATGGGGATTTCATGTTAGAGGGTTTTCTTGTTAATCGTCGCTTTTCCCTGTTTATCGCTCAAAGAATTATGAATGATTATACGGGCAAAGATGCAGGCTTGTTAAAAACGGTGCAAGAGATGCAAAGTTATTATATTGAGAACACAGATCATGTAGTCTCTGTTTCTGTTGCGTCAGAAGTAACATGGGGTGCTTTACCTGCATTTGCAAAAAAGCAGATAGAGAGAATGGAGCAGCTGAATTCAAAAGGGGAGTTCTTCTATATCAGTGGGAGCAGCGATGATAAGTTACCCCTTTATTCTGATGTAGATTCTGGTGATGAGAAAGATTTTTTCATAATAAAAATAAAGAAATATATTAAGCAGTATCCGGAGAAAGATTTGTCTTTGACGGAACTATCGAGCAGATTTAAAATTAATCCGTCATACTTGTCACGGATATTTCATAAAGAGGCGAAGAAGTCACTTACTGAATATATACTGGATGTAAGAATGAATAAAGCAGAAGAGCTTTTAGTCCATACGAATATGAGAGTCAGTGAGATATCTAAAAAAGTGGGATTTAATAATTCAGGGTACTTTACAAGGATTTTTTCAGAATACATGGGAAGGAGCCCGACAATATATCGTAAAGAAAACCTAAACCCCAATAAAAAATAA
- a CDS encoding sensor histidine kinase, with protein MTKRTLESREDKITYYSSMINKDLERIIQLLYVMCGDNDVVKLVKNRSVDFEYDDYLNYLNAYNKLKNYQQVSMYIDDIYLYLPNTKELLDANKSIIPVDANTKQMFEQYVNTGKSFFSKGDKLNYIFQGANEVIMGITVSVKYISDTLKSLINQKNFEFFLIDSQEKKLLGKSTVSSMGRKIYQKMDKDRFSGEVTIGSEKYLIERMQTTENQFEIVIFTDKTILYSDITFIRNLWFIINMIALLVVIVMAVVISVQIHKPMKQLVYGMQQVEQENYDYILPLNETTEFRYVFNQYNHMASKIQELIRTVYEKQLQIQEYKMHQLQSQINPHFLFNSLYLGYRLAKAGEMEKTADLCMNLGEYFKVLTYLKNEDIALCQEIDFAGSYLKLNQMRFGERLKYHIDVDDKLEDLRVPHLMIQPLIENAISHGVEKVSKNCTIVLKVRNDKEFININVSDDCGLLDEENLEELRASLESKEQPSSSIGLWNIHQRLLGFDSKGLLLKLEDGKYIVSYKISKEICGHVSNNDSR; from the coding sequence TTGACCAAACGTACGCTTGAAAGCAGAGAAGATAAAATAACGTACTATTCTTCGATGATCAATAAGGATTTAGAGCGAATTATCCAGTTATTATATGTCATGTGCGGTGATAATGATGTGGTCAAACTGGTAAAGAATAGAAGTGTGGATTTTGAATATGATGATTATCTGAACTACTTGAATGCTTATAATAAATTAAAAAACTACCAGCAGGTCAGTATGTATATTGATGATATTTATCTTTATCTTCCGAATACAAAGGAACTTCTGGATGCAAACAAAAGTATCATTCCGGTCGATGCCAATACAAAACAGATGTTTGAACAATATGTAAATACCGGAAAATCATTTTTTTCAAAGGGGGATAAGTTGAATTATATTTTTCAAGGTGCTAATGAAGTCATAATGGGCATCACAGTGTCTGTGAAATATATAAGCGATACCTTAAAATCCCTGATAAATCAAAAAAATTTCGAATTCTTTTTGATAGACTCTCAGGAGAAAAAGCTGCTGGGAAAATCCACGGTTAGTAGTATGGGAAGGAAAATATATCAGAAGATGGACAAAGATAGGTTTTCCGGAGAAGTGACTATTGGCAGTGAAAAATATCTGATTGAAAGAATGCAGACAACGGAAAACCAGTTTGAGATTGTGATCTTTACAGACAAAACGATCCTTTACAGTGACATAACTTTTATTAGAAATCTATGGTTTATCATCAATATGATTGCCTTGCTGGTTGTGATTGTTATGGCTGTTGTGATTAGTGTTCAGATTCATAAACCAATGAAACAATTAGTATATGGAATGCAGCAGGTGGAGCAGGAGAACTATGACTATATATTGCCTTTAAATGAGACAACAGAGTTTCGCTATGTATTTAACCAATACAATCATATGGCTTCTAAAATACAAGAATTAATTCGCACGGTTTACGAAAAACAGCTGCAAATACAAGAGTATAAGATGCATCAGCTTCAGTCTCAAATTAATCCACACTTTCTTTTTAATAGTCTGTATTTGGGATACCGGCTTGCAAAAGCAGGTGAAATGGAAAAAACAGCAGATTTATGTATGAATCTGGGAGAATACTTTAAGGTGCTGACTTATTTAAAGAATGAAGACATTGCCCTTTGCCAGGAAATCGACTTTGCCGGGAGCTATTTAAAATTAAACCAGATGAGATTTGGAGAGCGATTAAAGTATCATATTGATGTCGATGATAAGTTAGAAGATTTGAGAGTGCCGCATCTGATGATACAGCCATTGATTGAAAACGCTATTAGTCATGGGGTTGAAAAGGTAAGTAAAAACTGTACTATTGTTCTTAAGGTGAGAAATGATAAAGAATTTATTAACATTAATGTTTCAGATGACTGCGGTTTGCTGGATGAAGAAAATCTGGAAGAACTTCGGGCGTCCCTTGAATCGAAAGAGCAGCCCAGTTCAAGTATTGGTTTATGGAATATACATCAAAGATTATTAGGCTTTGATTCGAAGGGGCTTCTTTTGAAATTAGAAGATGGAAAGTACATAGTTTCTTATAAAATAAGTAAGGAGATATGTGGACATGTATCAAATAATGATAGTAGATGA
- a CDS encoding cupin domain-containing protein — protein MYKLNMKLQRTKEDEENARKDRLESAKNSLVPGARIIRGGDAIPVYVNEIACREWFYPLSEVNDIGMFSYIEKDENTDTDRPWATRFHPDVNVYYYILEGKGKVCFGDGGTEFETEIFEFQEQELVIIPREVPYRMEGGWKAICFHSRTGVYGKAAGTVRYPHPVVYMDKPARPTEEEEKNLKDPGTYVCYNQTMSKELSFGKTSGIKSSYLDLQKNREDLNQVVQSYDVNHIYEEVTPVDEQTRVIENIEESEKNACVLGARVLKRADAPAVYNANAGLRQSSYPLTWTDDIAICNLAEKLAESDKERPFDSHAHPDIEEYKFILSGSGSVTIGVGDETCEEERYEFKAGDLVILPRGLAHVDAGGYTALYFHSKQSVFGKTPGDSLYPHIAYVYTRPPRPTKEEEEALNDPGTFIKMNSRETYNVYCPNPVLRVEKNPTDMTHLRPDLFPEKKEK, from the coding sequence ATGTACAAGTTAAATATGAAACTTCAGAGAACTAAAGAAGATGAGGAAAATGCTAGAAAAGATAGGCTTGAAAGTGCAAAAAATTCACTAGTACCAGGAGCAAGAATTATTCGCGGGGGAGATGCAATACCTGTATATGTCAATGAAATTGCATGTAGAGAATGGTTTTATCCTCTCTCCGAGGTCAATGATATTGGTATGTTTTCGTATATTGAGAAAGATGAGAATACGGACACAGATCGGCCATGGGCCACAAGATTTCATCCTGATGTAAATGTATATTATTATATTTTGGAGGGAAAAGGAAAGGTTTGTTTCGGAGATGGGGGAACCGAATTTGAAACAGAAATATTCGAATTCCAAGAGCAGGAATTGGTAATCATTCCAAGAGAGGTTCCGTACAGAATGGAAGGTGGATGGAAAGCTATATGTTTTCATTCAAGAACAGGAGTGTATGGAAAAGCTGCAGGAACAGTTCGCTATCCACATCCAGTGGTTTATATGGATAAACCTGCAAGACCTACAGAGGAAGAAGAAAAAAATTTAAAGGATCCTGGGACATATGTTTGTTACAATCAGACTATGAGTAAAGAACTCAGCTTTGGGAAGACATCAGGAATAAAAAGTAGTTATTTGGATCTTCAAAAAAATAGAGAAGATTTAAATCAGGTAGTACAAAGCTATGATGTAAACCATATATATGAAGAAGTCACACCAGTCGATGAACAGACTCGAGTAATAGAAAACATTGAAGAGTCTGAAAAGAACGCATGTGTACTTGGAGCAAGAGTTTTGAAACGGGCTGATGCACCCGCAGTATATAACGCAAATGCAGGTCTTCGTCAGTCAAGCTATCCTCTGACATGGACAGATGACATAGCAATATGTAATTTAGCAGAAAAACTTGCAGAATCGGACAAAGAGCGGCCTTTTGATTCGCATGCACATCCCGATATTGAAGAGTACAAATTCATTTTGTCTGGATCGGGAAGTGTAACAATAGGTGTGGGAGATGAGACCTGTGAAGAGGAACGATATGAATTTAAGGCTGGAGATTTAGTTATCTTGCCAAGAGGATTGGCTCATGTTGATGCAGGTGGTTATACAGCTTTGTATTTCCATTCAAAACAAAGCGTATTTGGAAAAACACCTGGAGATAGTTTGTATCCACATATTGCATATGTATACACACGTCCTCCAAGGCCTACGAAAGAAGAAGAGGAAGCTTTGAATGATCCAGGAACATTTATTAAAATGAACTCCAGGGAGACTTATAATGTGTACTGTCCAAATCCGGTTCTAAGAGTTGAAAAGAATCCAACGGATATGACACATTTACGACCTGATTTATTTCCTGAGAAGAAAGAAAAATAG
- a CDS encoding carbohydrate ABC transporter permease has product MNAKSKRKLFKVFQWFITILVALIILIPIYWIFISSVKPTSDLFTTPINWIPRKLSLNSYKTLIEQVGIIPQIVNTLIITGVTLVLSAIICILAAYAFDRHATKGLSLAYGLIVFSALIPGIVTARPLYDFFRSLNLVDTYPGLILLYTSSLIPFSILILRNYLGGIPIEIEEAAEIDGANFFQKMYAVIIPLLKPAIATVCIINFINCLNEFFIPLFFSQKIKVLTIGISTLPRANAYDVPWDLLSAMGCIILLPIIIFVMIFEEKIMDGIMAGGVKA; this is encoded by the coding sequence ATGAATGCTAAATCTAAGAGAAAATTATTCAAAGTATTTCAATGGTTTATTACAATACTTGTAGCCCTTATAATTCTGATACCCATTTACTGGATTTTTATTTCATCAGTAAAACCGACTTCCGATCTTTTTACTACACCTATAAACTGGATACCCAGGAAGCTTTCATTAAATAGTTATAAAACATTAATAGAGCAGGTTGGCATAATTCCTCAGATAGTTAACACTTTGATTATTACAGGGGTTACTTTAGTTCTTTCGGCAATTATTTGTATATTAGCAGCATATGCATTTGACCGTCATGCGACTAAGGGATTATCATTAGCCTATGGATTGATTGTATTTTCGGCTTTAATTCCTGGGATTGTTACGGCGAGACCACTTTATGATTTTTTTAGGTCCTTGAATTTGGTAGATACGTATCCAGGACTAATCTTACTATACACTAGTTCGCTGATACCATTTTCAATTTTAATTCTGCGCAATTATCTAGGAGGTATACCGATAGAGATTGAGGAGGCGGCAGAAATTGATGGTGCAAATTTTTTTCAAAAAATGTATGCTGTTATTATTCCCCTGTTAAAACCGGCGATAGCTACTGTATGCATTATCAATTTTATAAATTGTTTGAATGAGTTTTTTATTCCATTGTTTTTCTCACAGAAAATTAAAGTTTTAACTATCGGAATTTCAACGTTGCCTCGTGCGAATGCTTATGATGTCCCATGGGATTTATTAAGTGCCATGGGTTGTATCATACTTCTTCCAATTATCATATTTGTTATGATCTTTGAGGAAAAAATCATGGATGGAATTATGGCAGGGGGTGTTAAGGCATAG
- a CDS encoding carbohydrate ABC transporter permease, with translation MKQRKKHRMWIPWMMILPAIMIRCLTTLYPVIMTFVNSFRNMDVIKGGQGEFIGLQNYLKLFSDDKIGTSMEFTIMFTVISMIFHLLLGVALAMMLNMKFKGKKFLRTIVLIPWAMPMIVAGRAARWGFNGTYGFVNDLIARVINGFHFDWLVNADTARIAVIIVDLWKDIPFFAILVLASLQYISADVYEAAKIDGAGVFRTFFSITVPNIAKTVMSISIFFTMWRVTNFELVYAMTSGGPHDSTSVLSYRILIEAFNNLNLGYASAIAVVLFIIMLILSGVNTLAMKKVSD, from the coding sequence TTGAAGCAAAGAAAAAAACACAGGATGTGGATTCCATGGATGATGATTTTACCTGCAATTATGATTCGATGTCTTACCACATTGTATCCCGTAATAATGACTTTTGTGAATAGTTTTCGGAATATGGATGTTATTAAAGGAGGACAAGGGGAATTCATAGGTCTTCAAAATTATTTAAAACTATTTTCGGATGATAAGATTGGAACATCTATGGAGTTTACCATTATGTTCACAGTAATTTCTATGATATTCCATCTTCTTCTAGGGGTCGCTCTTGCAATGATGCTGAATATGAAGTTTAAGGGTAAGAAATTCCTGAGGACAATAGTTTTAATACCATGGGCTATGCCTATGATCGTTGCAGGACGAGCTGCCAGATGGGGGTTTAATGGTACGTATGGATTTGTTAATGATCTGATTGCAAGGGTGATTAACGGATTCCATTTTGACTGGCTGGTTAATGCAGATACAGCCAGGATTGCAGTAATTATTGTGGATTTGTGGAAAGACATTCCGTTTTTTGCTATTTTAGTTTTGGCATCTCTCCAGTATATATCTGCGGATGTTTATGAAGCTGCAAAAATAGACGGAGCAGGGGTATTTCGAACTTTCTTTAGTATCACTGTTCCAAACATAGCAAAAACGGTAATGTCAATATCTATCTTTTTTACGATGTGGAGGGTCACGAATTTTGAACTTGTATATGCAATGACCTCGGGCGGACCACATGATAGTACATCTGTTTTATCGTATAGAATATTAATTGAAGCTTTTAATAATTTGAATCTGGGGTATGCTTCTGCGATAGCTGTTGTATTGTTTATAATTATGCTGATTTTAAGTGGCGTGAATACATTGGCAATGAAAAAGGTATCAGATTAG
- a CDS encoding ABC transporter substrate-binding protein: MRKKVISMVLCMSMVAGIMAGCGKQSSDKTNESSATDEGGKNTGKITMFLDDAATQDNFQDYIDAAEKATNLDIEVVPMPTNTSDRTAKFMTILSSGDDSIDIISVDQEMVQSVVNTDYLEPLDDVLTDDVKAEFPESFIKMSNGKGIPMFMEIFCFWINSKYVKEAGMDAVKTKEDFVNFLQSVSKDGVYGYGGGWEQTYVWNDIGEFVNLFGGDMFDWSNKNTQEAVKFMKEMVDKKYTPISQIADQYTELNQRIMDGSSASMLNYSSFMPTYEKAGRYGGDDIHIAPMLNFGKETTYANGWQYVLNSASKNKKAAKIFLKWAASLEGQKVYAETFSRLPARTDVVDDPEFKVPGIDELKSYLKDTELIARPLPNNSNEYINEVGSLFQKYIGEEITFDDYVSKMQECMKTYFPEDVK; the protein is encoded by the coding sequence ATGAGAAAAAAAGTGATAAGTATGGTTCTCTGTATGAGCATGGTTGCAGGTATAATGGCAGGATGTGGTAAACAGTCCTCGGACAAAACGAATGAAAGTAGTGCAACCGACGAAGGTGGTAAGAATACAGGAAAGATAACGATGTTCTTAGATGATGCAGCAACACAAGATAATTTTCAGGATTATATAGATGCTGCTGAGAAAGCAACAAATCTGGACATTGAGGTAGTACCCATGCCTACGAATACATCAGATAGAACTGCAAAATTCATGACAATTTTATCATCTGGGGATGACAGTATTGATATTATTTCAGTAGATCAGGAAATGGTGCAATCTGTAGTAAATACAGATTATCTTGAGCCATTAGATGATGTATTAACCGATGATGTAAAAGCAGAATTCCCAGAATCTTTTATAAAGATGAGTAATGGTAAAGGTATTCCTATGTTTATGGAGATATTTTGTTTTTGGATAAACTCCAAATATGTCAAGGAGGCTGGGATGGATGCAGTTAAAACAAAAGAAGATTTTGTTAATTTCCTTCAATCAGTTTCCAAAGATGGTGTTTATGGATATGGTGGGGGCTGGGAACAGACTTATGTTTGGAATGATATCGGGGAATTTGTCAATTTATTTGGTGGAGATATGTTCGACTGGTCTAATAAGAATACACAAGAAGCTGTTAAATTTATGAAAGAAATGGTTGATAAAAAATACACACCCATTTCACAAATTGCAGATCAGTATACAGAATTAAATCAACGTATTATGGATGGATCCTCAGCATCAATGTTAAATTATTCAAGCTTTATGCCGACATATGAAAAAGCCGGGAGATATGGAGGAGACGACATTCATATTGCACCTATGCTTAATTTTGGAAAAGAAACAACATATGCAAATGGTTGGCAATATGTATTAAATTCCGCTTCTAAAAATAAAAAAGCAGCAAAGATATTTTTGAAATGGGCTGCAAGTTTAGAGGGGCAGAAAGTTTACGCTGAGACATTTTCACGGTTACCTGCTAGAACGGATGTTGTAGATGATCCAGAGTTTAAAGTACCTGGAATAGATGAATTAAAAAGCTATTTAAAGGATACCGAATTAATTGCCCGTCCTCTTCCTAACAATTCTAATGAATATATTAATGAGGTTGGATCACTGTTTCAAAAATACATTGGCGAGGAAATCACATTTGATGATTATGTTTCGAAGATGCAAGAATGTATGAAAACGTATTTTCCGGAAGATGTAAAGTAA